A region from the Aeromicrobium choanae genome encodes:
- a CDS encoding acetoacetate--CoA ligase, with product MPADVLWEPARTGDTMIERFAAWISTTRGVEVPDYDALWQWSVDDLAGFWAAWVEYLDLPHDGSAEPVLPDASMPGARWFPELRLNYAEAMLRMPGRADDDVVVIARSQSRDEVRLTAAQLRDQVARARQGLLDLGVGPGDRVAAYAPNIPETFVLLLASASLGAVFSSCAPEFGTQSVIDRWQQIEPVVLLAVDGYRYGDKGIDRREQVATISAALPSVRTLVWLPYLDAAAPAPEGAMAWERFTSRPGPLEFERLAFDTPLYVLFSSGTTGLPKPIVHGHGGITIEHLKALSLQSGLGPDDRFFWFSTTGWMMWNFLVSGIGVGATVVMFDGNPAHPDLGALWEMAAEVGVTYFGTSAPFLLQCRKEELHPAQVADLSALRALGSTGAPLPEAGFRWVYDEFDPKVQLASVSGGTDTCAAFVGAAPIVPVYAGEISCRSLGCDVDSFDESGHSVRDQLGELVIKQPMPSMPVGFWGDADGSRYRAAYFEDFPGVWRHGDWINLTSYGSCTITGRSDATLNRGGVRLGTSEFYSVVESMPEVADSIVVHLEDTEGGAGRLLLFVALVEGAVLDDHLTKRIATELRTKLSPRHVPDEVHQVRGMPRTLSGKKLEVPVKKILRGTPVDDAAAKGALQNPEVLDDFARLAGQVE from the coding sequence ATGCCTGCCGACGTTCTCTGGGAGCCCGCACGCACCGGCGACACCATGATCGAGCGGTTCGCCGCCTGGATCAGCACCACCCGCGGGGTGGAGGTGCCCGACTACGACGCCCTCTGGCAGTGGTCGGTCGACGACCTCGCCGGCTTCTGGGCCGCGTGGGTGGAGTACCTCGACCTGCCTCACGACGGCAGTGCCGAGCCGGTGCTGCCGGACGCGTCGATGCCCGGTGCCCGGTGGTTCCCCGAGCTGCGGCTGAACTACGCCGAGGCGATGCTGCGGATGCCCGGCCGTGCGGACGACGACGTCGTGGTGATCGCGCGCTCCCAGAGTCGCGACGAGGTCCGGCTCACGGCGGCGCAGCTGCGCGACCAGGTGGCGCGGGCGCGCCAGGGCCTGCTCGACCTCGGCGTGGGCCCGGGCGACCGCGTGGCGGCCTACGCCCCGAACATCCCCGAGACCTTCGTCCTGCTGCTGGCCAGCGCCAGCCTCGGCGCGGTGTTCTCGTCCTGCGCCCCCGAGTTCGGTACCCAGAGCGTGATTGACCGGTGGCAGCAGATCGAGCCCGTCGTGCTGCTCGCGGTCGACGGGTACCGCTACGGCGACAAGGGGATCGACCGGCGCGAGCAGGTGGCGACGATCTCCGCCGCCCTGCCGAGCGTGCGCACGCTGGTCTGGCTGCCGTATCTCGACGCGGCCGCACCGGCGCCCGAGGGGGCGATGGCGTGGGAGCGCTTCACGAGCCGCCCCGGCCCGCTGGAGTTCGAGCGGCTGGCCTTCGACACCCCGCTGTACGTGCTCTTCTCCTCGGGCACCACGGGCCTGCCGAAGCCGATCGTGCACGGCCATGGCGGCATCACGATCGAGCACCTCAAGGCGCTCAGCCTGCAGAGCGGGCTGGGGCCCGACGACCGGTTCTTCTGGTTCTCCACCACCGGTTGGATGATGTGGAACTTCCTGGTCTCGGGGATCGGCGTGGGCGCCACCGTGGTGATGTTCGACGGCAACCCGGCCCATCCGGATCTCGGTGCGCTGTGGGAGATGGCCGCAGAGGTGGGCGTCACGTACTTCGGCACGAGCGCACCCTTCCTGCTGCAGTGCCGCAAGGAGGAGCTGCACCCCGCGCAGGTCGCCGACCTCTCGGCGCTGCGCGCGCTCGGGTCCACCGGCGCGCCGTTGCCCGAGGCCGGATTCCGGTGGGTGTACGACGAGTTCGACCCGAAGGTCCAGCTGGCCTCGGTCTCCGGCGGCACCGACACGTGCGCGGCCTTCGTCGGCGCGGCGCCCATCGTGCCGGTCTACGCGGGCGAGATCTCGTGCCGGTCCCTCGGCTGCGACGTCGACTCCTTCGACGAGTCGGGCCACTCCGTGCGCGACCAGCTCGGGGAGCTCGTGATCAAGCAGCCGATGCCCTCGATGCCGGTGGGCTTCTGGGGCGACGCCGACGGCTCGCGCTACCGCGCGGCCTACTTCGAGGACTTCCCCGGCGTGTGGCGCCACGGCGACTGGATCAACCTGACGTCCTACGGCTCGTGCACGATCACCGGCCGCAGCGACGCCACCCTCAACCGTGGCGGCGTGCGGCTGGGCACGTCGGAGTTCTACTCCGTGGTGGAGTCGATGCCCGAGGTGGCCGACAGCATCGTGGTGCACCTGGAGGACACCGAGGGCGGCGCGGGACGGCTGCTGCTCTTCGTGGCACTCGTGGAGGGCGCCGTGCTCGACGACCACCTCACGAAGCGGATCGCCACCGAGCTGCGCACCAAGCTGTCGCCGCGCCACGTTCCCGACGAGGTGCACCAGGTGCGCGGCATGCCGCGCACCCTCTCGGGCAAGAAGCTCGAGGTCCCGGTGAAGAAGATCCTGCGCGGCACCCCGGTGGACGACGCGGCGGCCAAGGGCGCGCTGCAGAACCCCGAGGTCCTCGACGACTTTGCCCGGCTTGCCGGGCAGGTCGAGTAG
- a CDS encoding zinc-binding dehydrogenase — protein sequence MSALTGLELRSTITAGGELRLELEEVTVPDPGPDEVVIQVEAAPINPSDLGLLIGPADLSTMHGSGTPDRPVITAEVPTKRLAAVAARLDQSLAVGNEGAGTVVAAGVNATHLLGKQVGAMGLAMYAEYCVVPASGCSVLPDGATAADGAAMFVNPLTALSMIETMRSEGHTAIVHTAAASTLGQMLLRVCLADGIDLVAIVRSPEQVALLREAGATHVLDSTAEDFDEALADAITTTGATIAFDAIGGGTLAGQILHAMEVGINRRGDGTYSRYGSDAKKQVYIYGGLDLGPTVLTRTFGMSWSCGGWLLMPFLAAAGPQVEQRLRQRVVDELTTLFASDYAHRITLTEALQPEVLAKYVRKQTGEKYLIVPPG from the coding sequence ATGAGCGCGCTGACGGGCCTCGAGCTCCGCAGCACGATCACCGCGGGCGGAGAGCTGCGGCTCGAGCTCGAGGAGGTCACGGTGCCCGATCCCGGACCCGACGAGGTCGTCATCCAGGTCGAGGCGGCACCGATCAATCCCTCGGACCTCGGTCTGCTGATCGGCCCGGCCGACCTGTCGACGATGCACGGCTCGGGAACCCCCGACCGACCCGTCATCACGGCAGAGGTTCCGACGAAGCGACTGGCCGCCGTGGCGGCGCGGCTCGATCAGTCCCTCGCGGTCGGCAACGAGGGTGCCGGAACCGTCGTGGCGGCGGGTGTCAACGCCACCCACTTGCTCGGCAAGCAGGTCGGCGCCATGGGACTCGCGATGTACGCGGAGTACTGCGTCGTGCCGGCCTCCGGGTGCAGCGTCCTGCCCGACGGTGCCACGGCGGCCGATGGCGCGGCGATGTTCGTCAACCCGCTCACAGCCCTCAGCATGATCGAGACCATGCGGTCCGAAGGCCACACCGCCATCGTGCACACCGCGGCTGCGTCAACGCTCGGACAGATGCTGCTGCGCGTGTGCCTGGCCGATGGGATCGACCTGGTCGCCATCGTGCGAAGCCCGGAACAGGTGGCGCTCCTGCGGGAGGCGGGCGCCACGCACGTACTCGACAGCACGGCCGAGGACTTCGACGAGGCGCTGGCCGACGCGATCACCACGACCGGGGCGACGATCGCCTTCGACGCGATCGGTGGCGGGACGTTGGCCGGCCAGATCCTGCATGCGATGGAGGTCGGGATCAACCGGCGCGGTGACGGAACGTACAGCCGCTACGGCTCGGACGCGAAGAAGCAGGTGTACATCTACGGCGGCCTGGACCTGGGCCCGACGGTCCTGACTCGCACCTTCGGCATGTCGTGGAGTTGCGGCGGTTGGCTGCTGATGCCGTTCCTGGCCGCGGCGGGTCCTCAGGTCGAGCAGCGGCTGCGCCAGCGGGTGGTCGACGAGCTGACGACGCTGTTCGCCAGCGACTACGCCCACCGCATCACGCTGACCGAGGCCCTGCAGCCAGAGGTGCTGGCGAAGTACGTCCGGAAGCAGACCGGCGAGAAGTACCTGATCGTCCCGCCGGGCTGA
- a CDS encoding acetoacetate--CoA ligase produces the protein MSHDIGNSRTCICGFGCCHSRGPLRAEVRHDDNEGDFIFTARRVGDLRRVTEEATTISTTPEIIWHPDPSVETELHRFTAWLRDERDVDVPTYDDLWNWSVTDIEGFWHAIWDRFEVGPPIDHADVLPEEGMPSPVWFRGSRVNTAEFLLRPRAEGSSTAIVTVGEDGSAETVSWDELRRQTANLAATMRELGVNRGDVVVGYLPNVAEALISFLATASLGALWAGVGQDYAAQAATDRFAQLEPVLLIAADGHLFNGRERDQREAVRELRSSLPSLRGVIGVTRLGPGLDDVVDWSDAVATDVPFEPVSTDFNDPLWVLFSSGTTGLPKGIVHSHGGVAVEQAKSGNLHWDMGVDDVYFWYTSPSWVMWNSLAGALGTGTTVVCFDGAPKPTGETSLWQIVADQKVTIFGTSPGFLMMSQDAGVRPAAEHDLSHLRMMGSTGSPLAQRSFPYVRDEVGPIPLFSQSGGTDVCASFALGAPTVPIWSGELSVRGLGIATAAWDDDGQPVIDHVGELVVTRSMPSMPLRFWNDPDGAKYRAAYFETFPGVWRHGDWITVTDRGTVVVHGRSDSTLNRNGVRMGSADIYAAVESMDEIVEALVIGAEEADGGYWMPLFVVLQDRTELDEALVETIRTRIREKASPRHVPDEVIAVRGIPHTKTGKKLEVPIKRLIQGTAMDQVVARTAVDDFSLMEEFQDRAERRLKQVAERG, from the coding sequence ATGTCTCACGACATCGGCAACAGCCGGACCTGCATCTGCGGGTTCGGCTGCTGTCATTCTCGGGGTCCCTTGCGCGCCGAGGTCCGCCACGACGACAATGAAGGTGATTTCATCTTCACCGCCCGTCGGGTCGGTGACCTTCGACGAGTGACAGAAGAGGCGACGACCATTTCCACCACGCCCGAGATCATCTGGCACCCGGACCCCTCGGTCGAGACCGAACTGCACCGCTTCACAGCGTGGCTCCGCGATGAGCGCGACGTGGACGTTCCGACCTACGACGACCTGTGGAACTGGTCGGTCACGGACATCGAGGGCTTCTGGCACGCCATCTGGGACCGCTTCGAGGTGGGCCCCCCGATCGATCACGCCGACGTGCTTCCCGAGGAGGGAATGCCGAGCCCCGTCTGGTTTCGTGGGTCGCGCGTCAACACCGCCGAGTTCCTGTTGCGCCCGCGAGCCGAGGGGTCGTCGACCGCCATCGTCACGGTGGGCGAGGACGGCTCGGCAGAGACGGTGTCGTGGGACGAGCTGCGTCGTCAGACCGCCAACCTCGCTGCGACCATGCGTGAGCTCGGGGTGAACCGCGGCGACGTGGTCGTGGGCTATCTGCCGAACGTCGCTGAGGCGCTGATCTCCTTCCTCGCCACCGCTTCGCTCGGCGCACTGTGGGCCGGCGTCGGGCAGGACTATGCCGCGCAGGCTGCCACCGATCGCTTCGCCCAACTGGAACCAGTCCTGCTGATCGCGGCCGACGGCCACCTCTTCAACGGACGTGAGCGCGACCAGCGCGAGGCGGTCCGCGAGCTGCGGTCCAGCCTGCCGAGTCTGCGTGGCGTCATCGGCGTGACGCGACTGGGACCCGGCCTCGACGATGTCGTCGACTGGTCCGACGCGGTGGCCACCGACGTTCCGTTCGAGCCGGTGAGCACCGACTTCAACGACCCGCTCTGGGTCCTGTTCTCGTCCGGGACGACCGGCCTTCCCAAGGGAATCGTGCACTCGCACGGCGGTGTCGCGGTCGAACAGGCGAAGTCCGGCAACCTGCATTGGGACATGGGTGTCGACGACGTCTACTTCTGGTACACCTCGCCGAGCTGGGTGATGTGGAACTCGCTCGCGGGTGCGCTCGGCACCGGCACCACGGTCGTGTGCTTCGACGGGGCTCCCAAGCCAACCGGTGAGACGTCCCTGTGGCAGATCGTCGCCGACCAGAAGGTCACGATCTTCGGCACCAGCCCGGGCTTCCTGATGATGTCCCAGGACGCGGGTGTCCGGCCTGCGGCCGAACACGACCTCTCGCACCTGCGGATGATGGGCAGCACCGGTTCGCCACTGGCGCAGCGTTCCTTCCCCTACGTCCGTGACGAGGTCGGGCCCATCCCGCTGTTCTCCCAGTCCGGTGGCACGGACGTGTGCGCGTCCTTCGCGCTGGGTGCTCCCACGGTGCCGATCTGGTCGGGTGAGCTCTCGGTGCGCGGGCTGGGCATCGCCACCGCCGCCTGGGACGACGACGGCCAACCCGTGATCGACCACGTCGGCGAACTCGTCGTCACACGGTCGATGCCGAGCATGCCCCTGCGCTTCTGGAACGACCCGGACGGCGCCAAGTACCGCGCGGCGTACTTCGAGACCTTTCCCGGCGTGTGGCGCCATGGTGACTGGATCACGGTCACGGATCGGGGCACGGTCGTCGTCCACGGGCGCTCCGACTCCACCCTCAACCGCAACGGCGTGCGGATGGGCTCCGCCGACATCTACGCGGCCGTCGAGTCGATGGACGAGATCGTCGAGGCTCTGGTCATCGGTGCGGAGGAGGCCGACGGCGGGTACTGGATGCCGTTGTTCGTGGTGCTGCAGGACCGCACCGAGCTCGACGAGGCTCTGGTCGAGACCATCCGCACCCGGATCAGGGAGAAGGCCTCCCCGCGTCACGTCCCCGACGAGGTCATCGCCGTCCGCGGGATCCCCCACACCAAGACCGGCAAGAAGCTGGAGGTGCCCATCAAGCGGCTCATCCAGGGAACGGCCATGGACCAGGTCGTCGCGCGCACCGCGGTCGACGACTTCAGCTTGATGGAGGAGTTCCAGGACCGTGCCGAGCGCCGCCTGAAGCAGGTGGCCGAGCGCGGCTGA
- the recR gene encoding recombination mediator RecR translates to MYESVIQDLIDELGRLPGIGPKSAQRIAFHLLDADPEDVKRFAQTLVDAKTKVLFCSVCGNVTVDTTCRICADPRRDDTVLCVVEESKDVIAIERTREFRGRYHVLGGAISPIAGIGPDQLRIKELLGRLQDGVVTEVIIATDPNLEGEATATYLMRMLVPIGLKVTKLASGLPVGGDLEYADEVTLGRAFEGRTAVG, encoded by the coding sequence GTGTACGAAAGCGTGATCCAGGACCTCATCGACGAGCTCGGACGACTGCCGGGCATCGGCCCGAAGAGCGCCCAGCGGATCGCGTTCCACCTGCTCGACGCCGACCCCGAGGACGTCAAGCGCTTCGCGCAGACCCTCGTCGACGCCAAGACCAAGGTGCTCTTCTGCTCGGTGTGCGGCAACGTCACGGTCGACACGACGTGCCGCATCTGTGCCGACCCTCGCCGCGACGACACCGTGCTGTGCGTCGTCGAGGAGAGCAAGGACGTCATCGCCATCGAGCGCACGCGCGAGTTCCGCGGCCGGTACCACGTGCTCGGCGGTGCGATCAGCCCGATCGCCGGCATCGGCCCCGACCAGCTGCGCATCAAGGAGCTCCTCGGGCGCCTCCAGGACGGCGTCGTCACCGAGGTCATCATCGCGACCGATCCGAACCTCGAGGGCGAGGCCACGGCCACGTACCTCATGCGCATGCTCGTGCCGATCGGCCTGAAGGTCACCAAGCTCGCCAGCGGCCTGCCCGTCGGCGGCGACCTCGAGTACGCCGACGAGGTCACCCTCGGGCGCGCCTTCGAGGGCCGCACCGCGGTCGGCTGA
- a CDS encoding metallophosphoesterase yields the protein MGLGRLLTATTALGLGTLAYSYVEATRRFVVREFTAPVLPAGHDPIRVLHLSDIHLTPGQWAKQEWLESLAALEPDLVVDTGDNLAHRDAVAPLVASLAGLLRVPGVFVFGSNDYYSPKLKNPATYLSGGTGVDVGGDWERPRDLPYEELRTVLSHQGWRDLNNARDVLTVKGTRIAFTGVDDPHLRFDRLDHQPADATADLRIGVAHAPYLRVLDSFNAAGNELILAGHTHGGQLQVPGFGALVTNCDIDRRRANGLHTHRTPGHDASWLHVSAGCGTSPFTPFRFCCRPEATVLTLTG from the coding sequence ATGGGACTGGGGCGGCTGCTGACCGCGACGACGGCGCTCGGGCTGGGCACCCTGGCCTACTCCTACGTCGAGGCCACGCGGCGCTTCGTCGTCCGGGAGTTCACGGCACCGGTCCTGCCCGCGGGCCACGACCCGATCCGGGTGCTGCACCTGTCGGACATCCACCTCACGCCGGGCCAGTGGGCCAAGCAGGAGTGGCTGGAGTCCCTCGCCGCGCTGGAGCCCGACCTCGTGGTCGACACCGGCGACAACCTCGCGCACCGCGACGCCGTGGCGCCCCTCGTGGCCTCGCTGGCCGGCCTGCTGCGGGTGCCGGGCGTCTTCGTCTTCGGCTCGAACGACTACTACTCGCCGAAGCTGAAGAATCCCGCGACCTACCTGAGCGGCGGCACCGGCGTGGACGTCGGCGGGGACTGGGAGCGCCCGCGCGACCTGCCGTACGAGGAGCTGCGCACCGTGCTGTCGCACCAGGGCTGGCGCGACCTGAACAACGCCCGCGACGTGCTGACCGTCAAGGGCACTCGCATCGCCTTCACCGGCGTCGACGACCCCCACCTGCGGTTCGACCGGCTCGACCACCAGCCGGCCGACGCGACGGCTGATCTGCGGATCGGCGTCGCGCACGCGCCCTACCTGCGCGTGCTGGACTCCTTCAACGCCGCGGGGAACGAGCTCATCCTGGCCGGGCACACGCACGGCGGGCAGCTGCAGGTACCCGGGTTCGGCGCGCTGGTCACCAACTGCGACATCGACCGGCGGCGGGCGAACGGCCTGCACACCCACCGGACGCCCGGGCACGACGCGTCGTGGCTGCACGTGTCGGCCGGCTGCGGCACGTCGCCGTTCACGCCGTTCAGATTCTGTTGCCGCCCCGAGGCGACAGTCCTCACCCTGACCGGGTAG
- a CDS encoding aspartate kinase, which translates to MGIVVQKYGGSSVADATSIKRVAQRIVATKKAGHDVVVVVSAMGDTTDELIDLANQVSPLPPGRELDMLLTAGERISMALLAMAIETLGQEARSFTGSQAGVLTDDVHGKAKIIDVTPGRLQSAIADGAIVIVAGFQGVSQTTKDITTLGRGGSDTTAVALAAALNADVCEIYTDVDGIFTADPRIVPTATRIPAISYEETLEMAANGAKILHLRCVEYARRNSMPIHVRSSFSDKTGTWVVGTEDVSTYTEEGKAMEHAIISGVAHDRSEAKITVVGVPDKVGYAAAVLRALAEARINIDMIVQNVSAAATALTDISFTLPRDDGQTAMTALARLKDQIGFERLQYDDSVGKVSIVGAGMRSQPGITATFFEALASAGVNIGMISTSEIRISVVVGENEVDAAVNAAHEAFGLGAEDTEAVVYGGTGR; encoded by the coding sequence ATGGGCATCGTCGTGCAGAAGTACGGCGGCTCGTCGGTGGCCGACGCCACCAGCATCAAGCGAGTCGCCCAACGCATCGTGGCGACCAAGAAGGCCGGTCACGACGTGGTCGTCGTGGTGTCCGCGATGGGTGACACGACCGACGAGCTGATCGACCTGGCCAACCAGGTCTCCCCCCTCCCCCCGGGCCGCGAGCTCGACATGCTGCTGACCGCCGGCGAGCGCATCTCGATGGCGCTGCTGGCGATGGCGATCGAGACCCTCGGCCAGGAGGCCCGCAGCTTTACCGGCTCGCAGGCCGGCGTCCTCACCGACGACGTGCACGGCAAGGCCAAGATCATCGACGTCACGCCCGGGCGCCTGCAGTCGGCCATCGCCGACGGCGCGATCGTGATCGTCGCCGGCTTCCAGGGCGTCTCGCAGACCACGAAGGACATCACCACGCTCGGCCGCGGCGGCTCGGACACCACTGCCGTCGCGTTGGCCGCGGCGCTGAACGCGGACGTGTGCGAGATCTACACCGACGTCGACGGCATCTTCACCGCCGACCCGCGCATCGTCCCCACCGCCACGCGCATCCCCGCGATCTCCTACGAGGAGACGCTCGAGATGGCCGCGAACGGCGCCAAGATCCTGCACCTGCGGTGCGTCGAGTACGCCCGCCGCAACTCCATGCCCATCCACGTGCGGTCGTCCTTCAGCGACAAGACCGGCACCTGGGTCGTGGGCACCGAAGACGTCAGCACGTACACGGAAGAAGGCAAGGCGATGGAGCACGCCATCATCTCCGGGGTCGCCCACGACCGCAGCGAGGCCAAGATCACCGTCGTCGGGGTCCCCGACAAGGTCGGCTACGCCGCCGCCGTCCTGCGCGCCCTCGCCGAGGCCCGGATCAACATCGACATGATCGTCCAGAACGTGTCGGCCGCCGCCACGGCGCTCACCGACATCTCGTTCACGCTGCCGCGCGACGACGGCCAGACCGCGATGACCGCGCTGGCCCGCCTGAAGGACCAGATCGGCTTCGAGCGTCTGCAGTACGACGACAGCGTCGGCAAGGTCTCGATCGTCGGCGCCGGCATGCGCTCGCAGCCGGGCATCACCGCCACGTTCTTCGAGGCGCTCGCGTCGGCCGGCGTCAACATCGGCATGATCTCGACCTCCGAGATCCGCATCTCGGTGGTCGTCGGCGAGAACGAGGTCGACGCCGCGGTCAACGCGGCCCACGAGGCGTTCGGCCTGGGCGCCGAGGACACCGAGGCAGTCGTGTACGGAGGGACCGGACGATGA
- a CDS encoding aspartate-semialdehyde dehydrogenase has translation MTKIGVVGATGQVGTVMRQLLEERNFPADSVRFFASARSAGKTIPFRGEEIVVEDTATADVSDLDIALFSAGATMSKVQAPRFAEAGVTVIDNSSAWRKDPAIPLVVSEVNPHDIPAGDSARGRGIIANPNCTTMAAMPVLKPLHDAAGLVRLTVSSYQAVSGSGLAGVEELHSQALATVEKADALTHDGHAVTFPDPVKYVAPIAFNVIALAGSIVDDGSFETDEEQKLRHESRKILGLPDLRVAGTCVRVPVFTGHSLSIHAEFADDITPERATEILAGAPGVKLADVPTPLDAAGRDESLVGRIRQDRSLDGDKGLVLFVSGDNLRKGAALNTIQIAELLV, from the coding sequence ATGACCAAGATCGGAGTCGTGGGTGCGACCGGCCAGGTCGGCACCGTCATGCGCCAGCTGCTCGAGGAGCGGAACTTCCCTGCCGACTCGGTGCGCTTCTTCGCCTCGGCCCGCTCGGCCGGCAAGACGATCCCGTTTCGCGGCGAGGAGATCGTCGTCGAGGACACCGCCACGGCGGACGTCTCCGACCTCGACATCGCGCTGTTCAGCGCGGGCGCCACGATGAGCAAGGTCCAGGCCCCGCGCTTCGCGGAGGCCGGCGTCACCGTCATCGACAACTCGTCGGCGTGGCGCAAGGACCCGGCGATCCCGCTGGTCGTCAGCGAGGTCAACCCGCACGACATCCCCGCCGGCGACTCGGCGCGCGGTCGCGGCATCATCGCGAACCCGAACTGCACCACGATGGCCGCGATGCCGGTGCTCAAGCCCCTGCACGACGCGGCGGGGTTGGTGCGCCTCACCGTCAGCAGCTACCAGGCGGTCTCCGGGTCCGGCCTGGCCGGCGTCGAGGAGCTGCACTCGCAGGCCCTCGCCACGGTCGAGAAGGCCGATGCGCTGACCCACGACGGTCACGCGGTCACCTTCCCCGACCCGGTCAAGTACGTCGCGCCGATCGCGTTCAACGTCATCGCGCTGGCCGGCTCGATCGTCGACGACGGCTCGTTCGAGACCGACGAGGAGCAGAAGCTCCGCCACGAGTCGCGCAAGATCCTCGGCCTGCCCGACCTGCGGGTGGCCGGCACCTGCGTGCGCGTCCCGGTGTTCACGGGTCACTCGCTGTCGATCCACGCCGAATTCGCCGACGACATCACCCCCGAACGGGCCACCGAGATCCTCGCGGGCGCGCCCGGCGTGAAGCTGGCCGACGTGCCCACCCCGCTCGACGCGGCGGGCCGCGACGAGAGCCTCGTGGGCCGGATCCGCCAGGACCGGTCGCTCGACGGCGACAAGGGCCTGGTGCTGTTCGTGTCCGGCGACAACCTGCGCAAGGGTGCCGCGCTCAACACGATCCAGATCGCCGAGCTGCTGGTCTGA